The following proteins are co-located in the Microvirga ossetica genome:
- a CDS encoding ABC-type transport auxiliary lipoprotein family protein produces the protein MLRRFAPVLVLAALTGACSSGPAPATYDLSAPSSRIRGAAGVQVLVNEPAALQQLATQQILVKDASGSVSFIGGGQWADNLPRLIQTRLINTFENSSQLRGVSRPSSGAVADVQLISELRRFEIATPDNAAVAEISVKIVSDRDGRIVNGRIFRAAVPASAVDAPNAARALDEALSVVMLDIVRWVSGSHLPRREDPGTAAAGEDRAPA, from the coding sequence TTGCTCCGGCGTTTTGCGCCGGTGCTGGTCCTGGCTGCCCTGACCGGCGCCTGCTCGTCGGGGCCTGCACCGGCGACCTACGATCTCTCCGCGCCGTCGTCCCGCATCCGCGGCGCGGCCGGTGTCCAGGTGCTCGTGAACGAGCCCGCTGCCCTGCAGCAGCTCGCGACGCAGCAGATCCTGGTCAAGGATGCCAGCGGCTCGGTCTCGTTCATCGGGGGAGGGCAATGGGCCGACAACCTGCCCCGCCTGATCCAGACGCGCCTGATCAACACCTTCGAGAATTCCTCCCAGCTGCGGGGCGTCTCGCGCCCGAGCAGCGGAGCGGTGGCCGATGTGCAGCTGATCTCCGAACTGCGCCGGTTCGAGATCGCGACCCCCGACAATGCGGCCGTGGCCGAGATCTCCGTGAAGATCGTCAGCGATCGGGACGGGCGCATCGTGAACGGCCGCATCTTCCGCGCCGCCGTGCCGGCGAGTGCCGTCGACGCCCCGAACGCCGCCCGCGCCCTCGACGAGGCCCTGTCGGTGGTCATGCTCGACATCGTGCGCTGGGTGAGCGGAAGCCACCTGCCGCGGCGCGAGGATCCCGGCACCGCAGCGGCGGGCGAAGATCGGGCGCCGGCTTAG